The stretch of DNA CATCATCGCCGCGGCCACGTCGCACGAGGCGATGATCGAGTACTGCGGGCTGGTCGAGGTATGCATCAGGTACGCTTCATTGAAGCGGTAGCGGTCCAGCTTGCGCGTCTCGGAGTCCTGCACCAGGATCTGAGAGGCCTGCGACAGGCCGGCCAGCAGCTTGTGCGTCGACTGCGTGGCGAACACCAGCGCGTCCTTGCTGCGCGGACGGTCCTTGCCGATCGCGTGCATGTTGCGATAGAAGTCGTGGAACGCCGCGTGCGGCAGCCAGGCTTCGTCGAAGTGCAGCGTGTCGATCTCGGCCGCCAGCATTTCCTTGATCTGCTCGGCGTTGTACAGCACGCCGTCGTAGGTGCCCTGGGTGATGGTCAGGATGCGCGGCTTCTGGTTCTTCGCCTTGCTGGCGAACGGGTGGCTGGCGATCTTCTTCTTGATCGTCTGCGGATCGAACTCGCTCTTCGGGATCGGGCCGATGATGCCGTAGTGGTTACGCGTCGGCATCAGGAACACCGGGATCGCGCCGGTCATCATGATCGCGTGCAGGATCGACTTGTGGCAGTTGCGGTCCACCACCACGATGTCGCCCGGCGCCACGTTGGCATGCCACACCATCTTGTTCGAGGTGGAGGTGCCGTTGGTGACGAAATACATGTGGTCGGAGTTGAAGATGCGCGCGGCATTGCGCTCCGACGCGGCCACCGGACCGGTGTGGTCCAGCAGCTGGCCCAGCTCGTCGACGGCGTTGCAGACGTCGGCGCGCAGCATGTTCTCGCCGAAGAACTGGTGGAACACCTGGCCCACCGGGCTCTTCAGGAAGGCCACGCCGCCCGAGTGCCCCGGGCAGTGCCACGAATACGAGCTGTCCTGCGCGTAGTCGATCAGCGCCTTGAAGAACGGCGGCGCCAGCGTGTCCAGGTAGACCTTGGCTTCGCGGATGATGTGGCGCGCCACGAACTCGGGCGTGTCCTCGAACATGTGGATGAAGCCGTGCAGCTCGCGCAGGATATCGTTGGGGATATGGCGCGAGGTGCGGGTCTCGCCGTACAGGAAGATCGGCAGGTCGGAGTTGCGGCGGCGCACCTCGGCGACGAAGGCGCGCAGCTTCTCGATCGCGGCGGCCTCGAGTTCCTCGCTGTCGCTGGCGAACTCGTCGTCGTCGATCGACACGATAAAGGTCGATGCCCGGCTCGCCTGCTGGGCGAACGAGGTCAGGTCGCCGTAGCTGGTCAGCCCCATGACTTCCATGCCCTCTTTCTCGATCGCCTCGGCCAGCGCGCGGATGCCGGAGCCGGAGATGTTTTCGGAGCGGAAGTCTTCGTCAATGATGATGACGGGGAAGCGGAATTTCATCGGGCATCCTTGATGGAAAGCAGGACATAAAGGACTTGAGCCACATGGCCCGCAGGGGTTCCCTGCGACGGCGGCATGTGGCTCTTGGATCAAATTGCGGCACGTCATTCCCGCGTAGGCGGGAATCCAGCGTCTTTAAAAGTCGCTGGGTCCCCGCCTGCGCGGGGACGACAACCGCCTGGAAATATCAGGCATCGGTTAATGTCCGCGGCGCCCGCATTGTATAGCCATCAGGTCTTCGGCAGTGTGACACCGTGCTGGCCCTGGTACTTGCCGCCCCGGTCGGCGTACGAGGTCTCGCAGATCTCGTCGCTCTCGAAGAACAGTACCTGGGCGCAGCCCTCGCCGGCGTAGATCTTGGCTGGCAGCGGCGTGGTGTTGGAAAACTCCAGCGTCACATAGCCTTCCCATTCCGGCTCGAACGGCGTCACGTTGACGATGATGCCGCAGCGGGCGTAGGTGCTCTTGCCCAGGCAGATGGTTAGCACGCTGCGCGGGATGCGGAAATATTCCATCGTGCGCGCCAGCGCGAACGAATTGGGCGGGATGATGCAGACCTCGCCCTTGAAGTCCACGAACGACTTCTCGTCGAAGTTCTTCGGGTCGACGATGGTGCTGTTGATATTGGTGAAGATCTTGAATTCGTCGGCGCAGCGGATGTCGTAGCCGTAGCTCGAGGTGCCGTACGACACGATCTTGCGGCCGTCGGCCTCCCGGACCTGGCCTGGCTCGAACGGCTCGATCATGCCGTGCTGCTCCGCCATGCGGCGGATCCATTTGTCGGATTTGATGCTCATAGGGTTGGGAGGATAGACGGCTCGGAGTGCGCCGCATTGTACAACCATTCGGCGCGCGCCCCCCAAAGCCTCGAAGCGGCCATGCAAGTGGCCGCTACGCCACTACATCCTCGGGCTGGCGGTGGCGGAAGCGCTCGCGCCCGGTATAGAGCAGGAAGTGCTTGCCGGTGCAGCGCGCGAACAGCGTCAGGTTGACGCGCCGGGCCATCTGGTAGCCCATCTGCGTCACGCCCGAGCGCGACAGCAGGAACGGGATGCCCATCTGCGCGCCCTTGATCACCATTTCGGAAGTGAGGCGCCCGGTGGTGTAGAAGATCTTGTCGCCGCCAGTCATGCCTTCGAGCCACATGCGCCCGGCAATCGCGTCGACGGCATTGTGGCGGCCGACGTCCTCGACGAACATCAGCAGCTCGGTGCCGTGGAACAGCGCGCAGCCATGCACCGAGCCGGCCTGCTTGTACACCGACTGCTGCAGCCGGATGGTGTCGATGATGCCGTACAGGGTGTCCTGGTCGAGCGTC from Cupriavidus taiwanensis encodes:
- a CDS encoding formate dehydrogenase accessory sulfurtransferase FdhD → MTLRPELTQAAVPLIEEVEVVDEQGRVRAAYLPGERPLTVYLDKRELVTLMTLGGAPEHLVLGYLRNQRLVESIEDIAAVQVDWETESAAVTTRTGVDRIEERTARRVVTTGCGQGTVFGSLLDEVDSIRLPLGPTLDQDTLYGIIDTIRLQQSVYKQAGSVHGCALFHGTELLMFVEDVGRHNAVDAIAGRMWLEGMTGGDKIFYTTGRLTSEMVIKGAQMGIPFLLSRSGVTQMGYQMARRVNLTLFARCTGKHFLLYTGRERFRHRQPEDVVA
- the dcd gene encoding dCTP deaminase — protein: MSIKSDKWIRRMAEQHGMIEPFEPGQVREADGRKIVSYGTSSYGYDIRCADEFKIFTNINSTIVDPKNFDEKSFVDFKGEVCIIPPNSFALARTMEYFRIPRSVLTICLGKSTYARCGIIVNVTPFEPEWEGYVTLEFSNTTPLPAKIYAGEGCAQVLFFESDEICETSYADRGGKYQGQHGVTLPKT
- a CDS encoding arginine/lysine/ornithine decarboxylase, encoding MKFRFPVIIIDEDFRSENISGSGIRALAEAIEKEGMEVMGLTSYGDLTSFAQQASRASTFIVSIDDDEFASDSEELEAAAIEKLRAFVAEVRRRNSDLPIFLYGETRTSRHIPNDILRELHGFIHMFEDTPEFVARHIIREAKVYLDTLAPPFFKALIDYAQDSSYSWHCPGHSGGVAFLKSPVGQVFHQFFGENMLRADVCNAVDELGQLLDHTGPVAASERNAARIFNSDHMYFVTNGTSTSNKMVWHANVAPGDIVVVDRNCHKSILHAIMMTGAIPVFLMPTRNHYGIIGPIPKSEFDPQTIKKKIASHPFASKAKNQKPRILTITQGTYDGVLYNAEQIKEMLAAEIDTLHFDEAWLPHAAFHDFYRNMHAIGKDRPRSKDALVFATQSTHKLLAGLSQASQILVQDSETRKLDRYRFNEAYLMHTSTSPQYSIIASCDVAAAMMEAPGGTALVEESIQEAMDFRRAMRKVEGDYDAGNNGDWWFKVWGPDALIEDGIGDREEWMLKANERWHGFGDLADGFNLLDPIKATIITPGLDVDGEFSERGIPAAIVTKYLAEHGIIIEKTGLYSFFIMFTIGITKGRWNSLVTELQQFKDDYDQNQPLWRVLPEFVGKYPQYERMGLRDLCDAIHSVYKANDVARVTTEMYLSDMEPAMKPSDAWAMMAHREIERVPVDDLEGRVTAILLTPYPPGIPLLIPGERFNRTIVQYLKFAREFNKLFPGFETDIHGLVEDEVDGKKAYFVDCVKQGA